The proteins below are encoded in one region of Engraulis encrasicolus isolate BLACKSEA-1 chromosome 1, IST_EnEncr_1.0, whole genome shotgun sequence:
- the LOC134454066 gene encoding CMRF35-like molecule 1 isoform X1, producing the protein MRQHLIITYLLSMLGCVQPNSFTVTASEGGTAEIDCSHAWAHGNIKYLCRNPCDSEKDTLITSDTNFHPAAKYSLVDHGSGRFTVTVSNVQLSDDGIYYCAVERFIKDTFTKVTLIVKPRTTPPYSSTTVSPSVHSSSTVQSATTDDDMEDSKETSDEDNVEHGAEDADDDTNVDARMNPENKSNGKSGVLVYVGAGLGVLVFVLMLSLVLLYRKKGKKSHATGNTSNSCDSGHNQQCDYTDVVHVSRPSAQPPIASDPSPLYSNVTPLLPNHKTRRVVGRVKSQQEPTEYATVKFQSQPAEGVVAHESTEDSLQYAAVRFPEPIAGGGGGGGGLGREAAIIYSTVNMQ; encoded by the exons ATGAGGCAACACCTGATAATAACGTACCTTCTGTCAA TGCTGGGATGCGTGCAGCCTAATTCCTTCACTGTCACAGCCTCAGAAGGTGGCACTGCCGAGATCGACTGTTCTCATGCATGGGCACATGGCAATATCAAGTACTTATGCAGAAACCCCTGTGACTCTGAGAAAGACACTCTCATCACATCAGATACAAATTTTCATCCTGCTGCGAAATACTCGCTGGTTGATCACGGCTCTGGAAGATTTACGGTCACAGTTTCCAATGTGCAACTTTCAGACGATGGGATATACTATTGTGCGGTGGAGCGATTCATCAAGGACACTTTCACGAAAGTGACATTGATAGTCAAAC CACGAACCACGCCACCTTATTCCAGCACTACAGTGTCACCATCTGTGCACTCGTCCTCTACAGTGCAATCAGCAACCACTGATGACGACATGGAAGATagcaaag AGACATCAGATGAAGATAATGTGGAACATGGTGCAG AAGATGCAGATGATGATACCAATGTGGATGCCAGGATGAATCCAGAAAATAAGTCAAACGGTAAATCAG gtgTTCTTGTGTACGTTGGAGCGGGGTTAGGCGTCCTGGTATTTGTGCTGATGCTGAGTCTGGTGCTGCTGTACAGAAAGAAGGGTAAAAAGAGTCACGCAACAG GTAACACATCCAACTCCTGTGACTCAGGGCACAACCAACAG TGTGACTATACTGACGTCGTCCATGTCAGCCGTCCCTCTGCCCAACCACCAATCGCCTCTGACCCCTCCCCTCTATACTCTAATGTGACACCCCTGCTGCCCAATCACAAGACTCGCCGGGTGGTGGGCAGGGTCAAGAGCCAGCAGGAGCCCACAGAGTATGCTACTGTGAAGTTCCAGAGCCAACCAGCAGAAGGAGTCGTGGCTCATGAGAGCACTGAGGACTCTCTGCAGTATGCCGCTGTGAGATTCCCTGAGCCGATAGCAGGGGGCGGTGGGGGCGGTGGGGGCTTGGGGAGAGAGGCAGCCATCATATACTCCACCGTCAATATGCAGTGA
- the LOC134454066 gene encoding CMRF35-like molecule 1 isoform X2 — translation MRQHLIITYLLSMLGCVQPNSFTVTASEGGTAEIDCSHAWAHGNIKYLCRNPCDSEKDTLITSDTNFHPAAKYSLVDHGSGRFTVTVSNVQLSDDGIYYCAVERFIKDTFTKVTLIVKQTSDEDNVEHGAEDADDDTNVDARMNPENKSNGKSGVLVYVGAGLGVLVFVLMLSLVLLYRKKGKKSHATGNTSNSCDSGHNQQCDYTDVVHVSRPSAQPPIASDPSPLYSNVTPLLPNHKTRRVVGRVKSQQEPTEYATVKFQSQPAEGVVAHESTEDSLQYAAVRFPEPIAGGGGGGGGLGREAAIIYSTVNMQ, via the exons ATGAGGCAACACCTGATAATAACGTACCTTCTGTCAA TGCTGGGATGCGTGCAGCCTAATTCCTTCACTGTCACAGCCTCAGAAGGTGGCACTGCCGAGATCGACTGTTCTCATGCATGGGCACATGGCAATATCAAGTACTTATGCAGAAACCCCTGTGACTCTGAGAAAGACACTCTCATCACATCAGATACAAATTTTCATCCTGCTGCGAAATACTCGCTGGTTGATCACGGCTCTGGAAGATTTACGGTCACAGTTTCCAATGTGCAACTTTCAGACGATGGGATATACTATTGTGCGGTGGAGCGATTCATCAAGGACACTTTCACGAAAGTGACATTGATAGTCAAAC AGACATCAGATGAAGATAATGTGGAACATGGTGCAG AAGATGCAGATGATGATACCAATGTGGATGCCAGGATGAATCCAGAAAATAAGTCAAACGGTAAATCAG gtgTTCTTGTGTACGTTGGAGCGGGGTTAGGCGTCCTGGTATTTGTGCTGATGCTGAGTCTGGTGCTGCTGTACAGAAAGAAGGGTAAAAAGAGTCACGCAACAG GTAACACATCCAACTCCTGTGACTCAGGGCACAACCAACAG TGTGACTATACTGACGTCGTCCATGTCAGCCGTCCCTCTGCCCAACCACCAATCGCCTCTGACCCCTCCCCTCTATACTCTAATGTGACACCCCTGCTGCCCAATCACAAGACTCGCCGGGTGGTGGGCAGGGTCAAGAGCCAGCAGGAGCCCACAGAGTATGCTACTGTGAAGTTCCAGAGCCAACCAGCAGAAGGAGTCGTGGCTCATGAGAGCACTGAGGACTCTCTGCAGTATGCCGCTGTGAGATTCCCTGAGCCGATAGCAGGGGGCGGTGGGGGCGGTGGGGGCTTGGGGAGAGAGGCAGCCATCATATACTCCACCGTCAATATGCAGTGA